Within the Verrucomicrobiota bacterium genome, the region CGGGGTCGGGAACGCGAACGGCGCATAACGCGCCTTGGTGCCCGGCAGGCAGATCGTATCACCTACGTGGGTATCCTTGAGCTTTGTGATCGCCACGATCGCCCCCGGCAGCGCCGAGCTCGCCGCCTCGATGTCCTTGCCGCTGACAAGCTGGAGCTTGCCGAAGCGCTCCTTGTGGTCGCGCGTGGCGTTGAATACCTCGGTATCGGACTCGAGCACGCCCGAGTAGACGCGCAGGAATGTGAGCTGCCCCACGTAGGGATCGGTGACGTTCTTGAACACCTGCGCCGTCATCGGGGCGTCCTTGGCTGCGGCGAACGTGTGGCCCTCGGCATCCTCGACCGCCCCACGGTCGGCCGGCGACGGCGCCACCGCCACGATCGTGTCGAGCAGTTCCTTGACACCGATTTCCTTGGTCGCCGAGCCGCACAGGATCGGCACCACTTTGCCCGTCGCTACGCCGCGGCGCAGGCCCGTGCTGAACTCCTCGTTGGACAGTGTACCCGCCTCAAGGTACTTCTCGAGCAGCGTGTCGTCGGCTTCGGCGATCGCGTCCACCATCGGCTCGCGGTTCTCGTCGATGAGCGCCTTGACTTCGTCGGGCGCACCGTCAATGCCGGCGCCCGTAATCATGTTCGCCACGCCCCTGAAGTCGCGCTCGACGCCGATCGGGAACTGCACCGGCACGCACTTGGGGCCGAACTGCTCGCGCGCGGCGGCCACCACTTCGGCGAAGCTGCTGTTCTCCTTGTCGAGCTTGTTGACGAACAGGATCACCGGCACGCCGCGCTGCTGGAGCAGGCGCCACACCTTGCTCGTCTGCACCTCGATGCCGCCCACCCCGTCGATGACCAGCAGGGCGCAGTCGCACACGCGCGTGGCGCTCAACACCTCGCCGAAGAAGTCCGCCGCACCCGGCGTGTCGAGCATGAAGAGCAGCGTGTTCTGCCACTCGCAGCGCAACGCCGCCGTGGAGATGCTGATCTGGCGCGCCCGTTCCTCGTCGCTGTAGTCGCTCGTCGTCGTGCCGTTCTCGATGCTGCCGAGCCGGTTTGTCGCCCCGGCCGCGTGCAGGATCGCGTCGCACAACATCGTCTTGCCGCAGTTGCCGTGGCCGAACACGGCCACGTTGCGGATCTGCCCAACCTCACGTTGCTCCATTCACGCTCTCCTCACGTTCATGCACCGCGCGGGGTCGCCCCGCCCTCTCAGACAAAATCGCGACCCTCGGGGGTCGCGGCGCGATCACTCAGATCGCCTTCCCCTCCCCGCCTTCTGCCACGCTACCCACAGGCGGGCCGACACCCGGTGGGCACGGGCATCCGTCGGGACGGGTGGGCGCCCCGCTCACGCGAGGCGCGTCGTCGGGGCAAAAGGGCCCCGGATATCGCCGATGTGACGCACGTCCAGCGCCGTGCGGCCCACCAGCCGGCGCACCGCGCGCCAGTCCGCGTTGCGCTTGACGGTAACGGCCAGGAAGCTGCGGCCGTCTACCCACTTCATCAGGAGGCCGCCGTTCTGCCCAGCGACCAGCACGAAATTCGTCTCACCAAGATCGAGGCTGTCAGCCGAGCGCGACGCTTGGCGCATCACGGCCGCCGCCAGCGCCGAGAGGCGTTCCTTGAGCTCGGCGCTGTCGCTCGTGCACACCACCACGAGCCCCTCACCAGTGACCAGCGCCGCTTCCTCGACGTCGGGACAACTGCTCTTGAGCTTCTTGACCAGGTAGTCAAGGATCTGGGACTTATTGCGGATCATCCCGTACCTTGCCTTGGGGCGTCTCCGACTGCCTATCAGCCCCCCATCTCCGGCGCGTTACCATAGCCGCCGCCCCTACCACCGTCAAGGGCTTTTGGCGATCAAACAGGGCACACCACCCCGGACCCGAGGCGACTCGTGAGGGGTCAGCACTTCGAACCCTGCATCGAAAGCGTGATCGCATGAGCAACCCCAGGTGAGGCCCAGGGGTGTCCAGAACAGAAACCGACCATGAGGGAGTGGGCAGGTGCCTCTCGGCGCAGACGAGGCTCACGCCTCCCGCCGCAGTTCGCCAAGCAGCGCGCGCCAGCGGTTGATGTGACCGCCCTCGTCGGCCTGGTTCTTCTCGACGACCTTGCGCACGTCGTCCTCCCACTCGACCGTTTCGAGCAGCTCGGCGTAATGATGGACGGCCTTGGCCTCGACCCAGATACCGGTCTTGAGCACCATCTTGGCCCCCATCAACCGCGAGAAGCAGCCGAACACCCAGCCGACGATCCAGTAGGCCCAACGGAACTTGCTCGGCTTCCAGCCATACTCGTAGAGCTTGGCCTGGAAGTCCATCAGGTGCGTCATCTCGTTGCACATCGCCGCAACGAGCTGCCGGTTGTGCTCCGTGCGCTTGCGCGTGAGCTGGAACTTGTAGATGGTCACCGCCATCGTCTCGAGCGTGTGCAGCGTCAGCAGCGCCTTCTCTGTCCTCTTGAGTCGCTCAGGCGCCAGCCTCTCGCCGCGAAGCCGGATGTCCTCGACCTTCAATTGGGGCCGGATGATCCCGGTGTCGTACGCCGGGCTTACGAGCGATTCGGGTCTCTGTCCTTCCATGGTGGGACTCCTCGTGCCCCTTCTCCGCCCTGTCCAGGTCGGTCCCGCCCCTACCGCCGTCTGGCACCCTTGGCCGGCTTCTTGGCCACCTTCTTGGCCGGCTTCTTGGCCACCTTCTTGGCCACCTTCTTGGCCACCTTCTTGGCCGGCTTCTTAGCCGCCTTCTTGGCCGCCTTCCTGGCCGCTTTCTTGGCCACCTTCTTAGCCGCCTTCTTGGCTGCCGCTTTTGGGGGCTCCTTCTCAGGCACCTTGCTGACTACTGGCGTCTGGAGCGCCTTCGGGGCCACCATCGGTGTCGGCTTCGGAGCGACCTTCGGAGCCGCCGCCGGCTTCGCTTCCATCGCCGGTTTCCTCGCCTTGACCGCTGCAGGCACGGGCTTCGGTTTCCGCGCGCTCGATCTGGCAAACGCAGGTTCGGCCAGCGGAGCGGCCAGTTCCCCAGTGATCGCCTCCGCCTTGAGCGCCTTGAGATGCTTCATCACGCTCCCGTCGTCGCGACCCAGGGCGTCGTGCATCTTCTCATAGAGCTTGAACAGCTTGCGGTAGGCCTTGTTGCGCTCGGGGTCCGGCTCGTAGCGCTCCTTCTTGA harbors:
- a CDS encoding roadblock/LC7 domain-containing protein yields the protein MIRNKSQILDYLVKKLKSSCPDVEEAALVTGEGLVVVCTSDSAELKERLSALAAAVMRQASRSADSLDLGETNFVLVAGQNGGLLMKWVDGRSFLAVTVKRNADWRAVRRLVGRTALDVRHIGDIRGPFAPTTRLA
- the fusA gene encoding elongation factor G gives rise to the protein MEQREVGQIRNVAVFGHGNCGKTMLCDAILHAAGATNRLGSIENGTTTSDYSDEERARQISISTAALRCEWQNTLLFMLDTPGAADFFGEVLSATRVCDCALLVIDGVGGIEVQTSKVWRLLQQRGVPVILFVNKLDKENSSFAEVVAAAREQFGPKCVPVQFPIGVERDFRGVANMITGAGIDGAPDEVKALIDENREPMVDAIAEADDTLLEKYLEAGTLSNEEFSTGLRRGVATGKVVPILCGSATKEIGVKELLDTIVAVAPSPADRGAVEDAEGHTFAAAKDAPMTAQVFKNVTDPYVGQLTFLRVYSGVLESDTEVFNATRDHKERFGKLQLVSGKDIEAASSALPGAIVAITKLKDTHVGDTICLPGTKARYAPFAFPTPVVAFAVHAKSRGDEDKIGTGLSRLADEDPTFRMTRNGETHELVIEGMGDIHLEVMVERLKSKFGVEVELTVPKVAYKETIKGKAEGSYRHKKQTGGAGQFAEVHCRLAPRERGEGYEFVNEVKGGVIPTQFIPSVDKGFHKALAAGPLAGYPVVDVRAAVFYGKDHPVDSSDIAFQIASMQAFKQVMMECSPTLLEPIVEVAVTVPADYMGDITGELNSRRGRILGMEPDGVLQVIKAQAPQAEMFTFATGLRSITGGRGSFEMSFSHYEEVPGQIIPKIVEAAKKAKEEA
- a CDS encoding demethoxyubiquinone hydroxylase family protein, with the translated sequence MAVTIYKFQLTRKRTEHNRQLVAAMCNEMTHLMDFQAKLYEYGWKPSKFRWAYWIVGWVFGCFSRLMGAKMVLKTGIWVEAKAVHHYAELLETVEWEDDVRKVVEKNQADEGGHINRWRALLGELRREA